From Aedes albopictus strain Foshan unplaced genomic scaffold, AalbF5 HiC_scaffold_654, whole genome shotgun sequence, a single genomic window includes:
- the LOC115253817 gene encoding spastin-like, translating into MVRNKYSVSNAGKSPSKKSRTNSKQHDAGSDQEGGEGSSGATLIDGGSASNGVAQRCDSVHKQNLYIISFPVIFVFNVLRSLLYQLFIIFRYIYNFTTRVVYKPVRKECGLEIVINDQQQPKAQIQPNLDQQQQLSYDQQQALPLQYSSSGVLINGEGREMSVQRSASGSQVGPGDPLLAKQKHHHRRAFEYISKALKIDEENEGEYSIVISYYYDQ; encoded by the coding sequence ATGGTTCGCAATAAATATTCCGTGAGTAATGCTGGCAAGTCGCCGAGTAAAAAGTCGCGTACCAATAGTAAGCAGCATGACGCTGGCAGTGACCAAGAAGGTGGAGAAGGTAGTTCCGGTGCGACATTGATCGACGGAGGAAGTGCATCGAACGGAGTAGCCCAGCGATGTGATTCAGTGCATAAACAAAATCTTTACATTATTTCGTTCCCCGTTATTTTTGTGTTTAACGTTTTGCGTTCCTTGCTGTATCAGTTATTCATCATTTTCCGGTACATTTATAATTTCACAACAAGAGTAGTTTACAAACCGGTGCGAAAAGAGTGTGGGCTAGAAATTGTCATCAACGATCAGCAGCAGCCAAAAGCACAGATTCAGCCTAATCTGGATCAGCAGCAACAGTTGTCTTACGACCAGCAGCAAGCCCTTCCTCTACAGTATTCCAGTAGTGGAGTTTTAATCAACGGGGAAGGCCGTGAAATGTCGGTGCAACGTTCAGCTAGCGGAAGTCAGGTCGGCCCCGGAGATCCGCTGCTGGCTAAGCAAAAACACCATCACCGCAGAGCTTTCGAGTATATTTCTAAAGCATTGAAGATTGATGAGGAAAATGAAGGTGAGTACTCTATAGTGATATCATATTATTACGACCAATAG